The following are from one region of the Nicotiana tabacum cultivar K326 chromosome 3, ASM71507v2, whole genome shotgun sequence genome:
- the LOC107784374 gene encoding vesicle-associated membrane protein 722 — MGQQKALIYAFVGRGNVILAEYTDFSGNFNSIAYQCLQKLPASNNKFTYNCDGHTFNYLVDNGFTYCVVAEESVGRQVPIAFLERVKDDFVSKYGGGKAATAPPNSLNKEFGPKLKEHMQYCADHPDEISKIAKVKAQVSEVKGVMMENIEKVLDRGEKIELLVDKTENLHHQAQDFRNTGTQIRRKMWLQNMKIKLIVLGILIALILIIVLSVCKGFNCGK; from the exons ATGGGTCAGCAGAAGGCTTTGATCTATGCGTTTGTGGGTCGTGGGAATGTGATATTGGCTGAATACACAGATTTCAGTGGTAACTTCAACTCCATAGCTTATCAGTGCCTTCAGAAGCTCCCTGCTTCCAATAACAAGTTCACTTACAACTGTGATGGTCACACCTTCAATTACCTTGTCGATAATGGCTTCA CATACTGTGTGGTTGCTGAGGAGTCCGTTGGAAGACAAGTTCCAATAGCATTTTTGGAGCGTGTTAAGGATGATTTTGTGTCGAAATATGGGGGTGGGAAGGCTGCCACAGCTCCTCCAAACAGCCTGAACAAGGAATTCGg ACCTAAGTTGAAGGAGCATATGCAGTATTGTGCTGACCATCCTGATGAAATTAGCAAAATTGCGAAGGTGAAAGCCCAGGTTTCGGAAGTTAAAGGTGTTATGATGGAAAACATTGAGAAG GTTCTTGATCGTGGAGAAAAGATAGAGCTTCTTGTGGATAAGACGGAGAACCTTCATCACCAG GCACAAGACTTCAGGAATACTGGAACCCAAATCCGGAGGAAAATGTGGCTGCAAAACATGAAGATCAAGCTGATAGTGTTAGGTATCCTGATTGCTTTGATCCTCATCATTGTCCTCTCAGTTTGCAAGGGGTTCAATTGTGGAAAGTAA